The DNA sequence ttcattgtgtttattaatgtgtaataaagagTACTTAAAGACATGCTTAGGTGCATTTTATACCATTTATGtatctgttcacttgtgccccaggTGTGTTTACAACTGCCCCCCCACcggggcagatgtgaacaaaatgtaacatattttagaattaatttttaggttGGAATTTACTCTTGTAGAAGGGGGATAACAGCATGAAAATATTAGCAAATGTTTGATTTATCATATTtagcacctttttcttttttatctcaaatcaataatgaaaaatatagaaaaatgtcgtttttgttcacatgtgcccccctctctCCTATGTGGAAAGCGACACTACGTAATCTTGTGTCCAGAATTGTCTAGAAAAAATAAGGTTCAACTCCCTAATGAATCAAAGATAGAAGTGAATACGTCCACTTTATTTACGGAACTTACACCTCAGAAGGttatatatttgaaaacaatattgaTACGTTTAAGAAATGGAAATCAAGAAATTTATGTCAGAGCCCTCCTTGATGATGGATCACAGCGATCTTACGTAACCAACCAAGTAGTTAAAGAGTTAAGGTTAAAACCTTCAGGTACAGAGTTATTGTCTCAAGGACTATTCGGTGGTAAGCAAACAGCTGAAGTTAAACATGGTCGCTATGACATCAACGTTCAGAGTATCGATAGAAGGTTTTCGTGCAACATGTCAATTTTGGACCAGCCCAAGATATGTTCTTCTTTGCCTCGCATACGTGACCCAGATTTAGTACAAGAATTAAAACGTCGAGGAATTGAACTAACAGACATCGGTCCAGAAACTCCTCCTATTGACATGCTCATCGGTGCTGACTTTCTTGGAGGAATATTAACAGGAAGAATAGAAGTTCTGCCATCTGGTATAACAGCCGTAGAAACGAAACTCGGATGGAGTGTTTTAGGTCCAGGAAAGAAGAGCAGCATAAATATGGTATCGTTATGTATGCATCACTCAGAGATACACAAAATTTGGGACTTAGAATCTTTGGATATAACAGATCCCACTGAGAGGAAAACAACTAAGGAGCTAGATGAAGAAACGGTCacattttttcaagagacaattCGGAAAACTGGCAACAGGTATGAGGTGGCTCTTCCATGGCTAGCAGGACATCCTCACTTGTATGATGGATACGACCAGGCAGAAGCAAGACTTCGCACCGTTACTAAGCGTCTTTTGAAAGACAATTACTACGAACTGTATGATGGTGTCTTACAGCAGTGGAAGAATGATAACATCATAGAGGAGGTGACAGAAGCTGAAATGTCAAGTTCAAAGGCTTGTCATTATTTGCCACATCATCCAGTCGTTAAATCATCAAGCGCTACCACGAAGGTCAGGCCAGTCTTTGACGCTTCATGCAAACGCCCCGGATATGCCTCCTTAAATGACTGTCTTAGTACAGGACCAAGTTTATTAAGTGAAATCCCTCGCCTCATAAGTAAATTTCGTTGTGGTGCCATTGGAGTAATTGCAGACATTAAACAAGCATTTCTTCAACTCTCTTTAGCTGCCAAAGATAGAGACTACCTAAGATTCCTTTGGTGGGAAGACAAAGAACACACtaagatgaaattttacaggCATTGTCGTGTTGTTTTCGGCGTTTCATCAAGCCCCTTCTTATTAAATGCCACGATTAAATTTCATCTTGAATCGCAGGAATTCCAATCAATAGTCCTGCAAAACACGATCAACCGAATGAAAGAAGGATTTTATGTAGACAACTTAGTCACGAGTGTGAATACCAGCGAAGAACTGGAACAATCAAAATCGCAAGCTATAGAAGTAATGCAAAAGGGTTCCTTTGAATTGAGATGCTGGGCTTACAGTGGAATTAAAGAAAGTATAGATCAGAATGTACTTGGCCTGAAATGGGACACTCATGCAGATGAACTTTATTGTGCTGGCCGTAAAACGACTTCAGAAAAGGTCCTTTCAAAGAGAAAGCTTCTCTCTGTAGTTAACAGCATATACGATCCTATTGGATTTACGTCACCTGCAACTCTTCTTCCAAAATTATTGCTTCAAGAAACTTGGAAAAACAAGATAGGCTGGGACGACGATCTGCCTCTAAATATTCAACATAGATATCAACACTGGGTGAAGCATATTGATCTCATAGAACACTGCAGAATACCTCGTCGATTAATGCTAGGAACTCTTGAGGATACAAGCCTGCATGTCTTTACCGATGCTTCCGCAGATGCATACGCTTGCTGTGTATATTTACGCTCTGAAGAAGAAACGGGAACCTCTGTCCAATTAATAACTGCCAAAGCCAGAGTAGCTCCGATGAAAAGACCGACGATTCCACGCTTAGAGTTGCTTGGAGCTACAATGGGTGCAAGAATAGCAAGTACCGTTTTAGAAGCAATACAGCAacctttaaaaatttccttttgggTCGATTCAGTGGTTGTTCTAAGCTGGATAACGAAAGGAGAACCGTGGAATACTTTCGTCGGTAACCGGGTTAAAGAAATACGTCAACTTACAAATGTCGATAGTTGGAGATTTGTACCAGGATCTATGAATCCGGCCGACTTGCCCTCGCGTTCTTGTAGTTGGAAGGAGCTGATAGATAGTCGATGGTGGGAGGGTCCCACTTGGCTACAAGAAACAGAAAATACCTGGCCAAATACTGAGATTACGATGCCTGAAGAAGCTTtagttgaaagaaagaaaagtgttATCTGCAGCACGAATATTAACTTACAGGAAAACTTCAGCAAGAAGCTTCTATACTTTTCTAAGTACAGCAAAGTTATAAGAATGGTAGCTTGGATGCTGAGATTTATAAATAATGCTAGGAATAAGTCCACCCGAGTTATCTCCGAGTTAACATGTGAAGAAATACAGAAGGCAGAACTCGCCGTCATTAAATTGGTACAAACAGAACTGCATGCTGAATTGAAGGAAAAATACTCGAAGTCTATGCGATTTTCCGAAGAGTCTggagttttaaaagttgaaactaAGTTAGTTTTAGGTGAAGACCCAGAagattttcaaaaaccaaccgtaCTACCAGATCATCCCATCGTGAGACTGTACATCGAATACGTTCATAAAGCTTTGATGCATAGTGGTGTTCAGACAACTCTGAATCATATTCGAGAGCTCTACTAGATTCCTTGCGGTCGGAGGGTTGTTAGAGAGGTTATAAGCAAGTGTGTGATCTGCAAGCGACATTCAAGTAAGCCAGTACAGCCGAATACAGCGCCTCTGCCCATTGATAGAACAAAACGCATTTCTGCATTCCAAGTCACTGGTGTAGATTTGGCGAGACCTTTACACTTACGTCAAGGTACCAAGGCATGGATTGTTTTGTTCACATGTGCTGTATATAGAGCCATTCACCTAGAGCTCGTCACGTCATTGTCAGCTGAAGCATTCCGGCAAGCAATGAGAAGATTCTTCGCTAGAAGAGGGAGATGCTCTGTAATGTATTCtgacaatgggggggggggggtcaaattttACTGGAACAGCACGAGCCCTTCAATCATTGAATTGGGAGGAAATACAATCTGAATGTGCCTTGCAAAACATCAAATGGCATTTTAGCCCACCCACCGCGCCATGGTATGGTGGTTGGTGGGAGAGAATGGTACGtagtattaaacaaattttacgaAAGTGCTTGGGAAAGGCTTGCGTCACATACGAAGAGATGCTCACGGTGTTGTGGGAAGCAGAAAGTGTCATTAATGAGAGACCACTCACCTATATCTCGGACGATCCGAATGAGATGACACCTGTAACTCCAGCTCATTTCATACAAGACATAAGAGGATCAGAAACACATGACTTGGACATCCTTGACTCCCAGCATTTATTAAAAAGAGTGCGTTATGTACAAAGTTTGCGCGATAATTTTCGAAAACGCTTCCAGAAGGAATATTTAGGTGAACTTGTACGTAATCCAAAATCTAGATCAAAACAGCAGGAAATTTCGGTGGGAGAAATAGTTCTCATAGGATGTGAGGACACTAAGAGATTGAACTGGCCATTAGGTCGTGTTGTTGAACTGTATCCTGGCAGGGATGGTATCCAAAGAATTGCCAAACTACGAGTTGCTAATGGCTACCTCGTTAGACCTTTGCAGAGGCTGTATCCTCTCGAAATGTCAATCAGTGATTTGCCATCAGACCTAGCAGCAAATGGGAAGGAGGTGGCAGCTAATATCGATTCTGGATACTTGGAGTCCACAGCAGTTCCTATTCCAAAAACCCTCAACCCTGACGCTGAGATTTTCATTACCATGACCGAGGTACCTCAGCCAGTGAAACAAACCCGCAGTGGTCGACGAATAGTCCCTCCACAACGTTTGGACTTGTAGACTTCAATTATCTTTTTTCTCGTACTGtgactttaaaattgtgttaACTATTATTTGCATTATTCATCGTTGCCtttcatttttgttatattttgaaattatttattatgtattttattttattgtagttttGTATTGCGACCAGCTTTATTTGCAAAACAAAAGGTGGGAGTATGTTGAAACTCGTTTGATATTTTGGCAACACTGTTTTTACTATAGTTATGTTTAGTGAATCTGGCAACGGAAAATGTTTAGAATTACTTTCTTTTGAATTGTCGTTATTATACGTCCTACTGTTCTAAGCTAATTATATACGATTATTATACGTTTAAGTAGCTCAATATGTTTAAGAATTATATCCTGTGTATGTCAAGTCGTCTACAATAAATTGTATACCCGAGATTTACGAAGTTTCATTTGAGTAACAACACCGACTTCTTCTTTTCGTGATTCTTTTACCGTTCTTTGGATCTGGTAGTAAATGAGTGCAAAAAGTACTGCTCAAAATCAGCCAATTTCTTTGAAGGTCTTTAATGCGGTAACAACTCAGCCTTaaaccagctgatgtgtgcatcacattacttctttttacgccaatttaatgataatagtgccatggagtaaacactttaaatatttttacctcaaGTTTGTTGTGAGctaaaacaaaacaacaaaaatatatatatatatatattaatttgaatttttggcatcttgaattcaaactatgtttttcccaatcacgagcgtgtgtgtatgaatgcgcgtgtgtgtttgtgtaggcgcatgtgtgtgggtgcgtgtgtatgtatgcatgtgttgtgtatgcagagctgtgtgtgtgtacgcgcgtgtgtgtatgtaggcatatgtgtttgtgtctgtgtgcaggcatgagtgtgtgtgtaggagtgtgtgtttgtttttgtgcgcaggcatgagtgtgtaggcgtgtgtgtgtatgcgtgtgcgtgtaggatatggacgcaacctggagaccgttttcgcaagaggagcagcatcgtgaggccggtcgacgcgacggtggtgctggcagagggtactggtgggaaaataaaatgatagcacgccaaaagagcaaaatgaaaacaataagaaatcgtgattgctcaaaaaaaaagttttatacagattaattttcccaatattggacattttaatgtgattcaatggtaacTCTCTAAATGTCGCCAATAGAGGCCAAAatgaaacaagattaaaaaaaaataataaaaactctaaatttatcACCCATTTGGCGAaataacttggcgaccaaaagcttggcgatatatcgccaactgtttgccaaattacaacaccacttgagtttgcattgaaattaacaatgatttcccg is a window from the Uloborus diversus isolate 005 chromosome 6, Udiv.v.3.1, whole genome shotgun sequence genome containing:
- the LOC129224180 gene encoding uncharacterized protein LOC129224180; this encodes MSILDQPKICSSLPRIRDPDLVQELKRRGIELTDIGPETPPIDMLIGADFLGGILTGRIEVLPSGITAVETKLGWSVLGPGKKSSINMVSLCMHHSEIHKIWDLESLDITDPTERKTTKELDEETVTFFQETIRKTGNRYEVALPWLAGHPHLYDGYDQAEARLRTVTKRLLKDNYYELYDGVLQQWKNDNIIEEVTEAEMSSSKACHYLPHHPVVKSSSATTKVRPVFDASCKRPGYASLNDCLSTGPSLLSEIPRLISKFRCGAIGVIADIKQAFLQLSLAAKDRDYLRFLWWEDKEHTKMKFYRHCRVVFGVSSSPFLLNATIKFHLESQEFQSIVLQNTINRMKEGFYVDNLVTSVNTSEELEQSKSQAIEVMQKGSFELRCWAYSGIKESIDQNVLGLKWDTHADELYCAGRKTTSEKVLSKRKLLSVVNSIYDPIGFTSPATLLPKLLLQETWKNKIGWDDDLPLNIQHRYQHWVKHIDLIEHCRIPRRLMLGTLEDTSLHVFTDASADAYACCVYLRSEEETGTSVQLITAKARVAPMKRPTIPRLELLGATMGARIASTVLEAIQQPLKISFWVDSVVVLSWITKGEPWNTFVGNRVKEIRQLTNVDSWRFVPGSMNPADLPSRSCSWKELIDSRWWEGPTWLQETENTWPNTEITMPEEALVERKKSVICSTNINLQENFSKKLLYFSKYSKVIRMVAWMLRFINNARNKSTRVISELTCEEIQKAELAVIKLVQTELHAELKEKYSKSMRFSEESGVLKVETKLVLGEDPEDFQKPTVLPDHPIVRLYIEYVHKALMHSGVQTTLNHIRELY